In one window of Candidatus Scalindua sp. DNA:
- a CDS encoding DEAD/DEAH box helicase family protein, protein MAKRQQNRRRQADFKFGKSLVLFQYILFLFEVESLDNLCDGMKAQHLEGVDENNVSHFHTHLTNQLFERKALPDDLLLQFDQNIVSHTLRICSKREGFRWKYFQYMALLFCEIYLDRYFRNPQNLLTELNDFVTQFNTDREPGEQVMPYAIEELNKIAFWQATGSGKTLIMHINILQYQHYQKRYGLKKKVNRTILLTPNEGLSEQH, encoded by the coding sequence ATGGCTAAAAGACAACAAAACAGACGGAGACAGGCAGATTTCAAGTTTGGAAAGTCCCTCGTGCTTTTCCAATATATCCTTTTTCTCTTTGAGGTAGAGTCACTGGATAATTTGTGCGATGGCATGAAAGCACAGCATCTGGAGGGTGTCGATGAGAATAATGTCTCCCACTTTCACACACACCTGACCAACCAACTCTTTGAACGTAAAGCCCTGCCTGACGATCTCCTTCTACAGTTTGATCAGAATATCGTTAGCCACACCCTGCGTATTTGCTCGAAACGTGAAGGATTTCGCTGGAAGTATTTTCAGTATATGGCGCTCCTTTTCTGCGAGATTTATCTGGACAGATACTTTCGAAATCCGCAAAACCTGCTCACGGAGCTGAATGATTTTGTCACGCAGTTTAATACAGACAGAGAACCAGGTGAACAGGTTATGCCATACGCAATTGAAGAGCTCAACAAGATAGCCTTCTGGCAGGCGACGGGATCAGGTAAAACATTGATCATGCACATAAACATACTTCAGTATCAGCATTATCAAAAGAGATATGGTTTAAAGAAAAAGGTAAACAGGACAATCCTTTTAACTCCCAACGAGGGGCTTTCAGAACAGCATTGA